In the genome of Notamacropus eugenii isolate mMacEug1 chromosome 5, mMacEug1.pri_v2, whole genome shotgun sequence, one region contains:
- the MAMSTR gene encoding MEF2-activating motif and SAP domain-containing transcriptional regulator isoform X3 gives MTLVASAQCSQLIRSKFRSVLQLRIHRRSQDQRESGQKPDQTSTGSQASTHSTLLPTNGSRGPQRLPQAPGPWGTQPSFTQSFPPRDSVDPWISASPPDQASITSSSPLYCDSGETKPSPTSLPFSGVSLKKAKGDSHQREPRPRLKPLKYHADWGSRTGLQDSSEFPEVPRPLVPKPKLELQTLRLEELTVSELRQQLRLRGLPVSGPKPALLERLRGAGARDRQLPLPRPVRSPGVRSRASPSSSAKPRSRPRPRPEPQAPPRTAGKSPWTRPAAPEAPPAPPAPPRVLSLEEELQEAIRRAQLIPHHSIQDILNEPLEPLAEALPPPPLDFPGSFDLLSPSPPPGSEGLSSVFSSWPPSPASSPSPGPGRALEAADWLEALTGSPTLDCSGPTPSIFCTDFAEPGTSRLWDLGVEEW, from the exons ATGACCCTCGTTGCCTCGGCCCAGTGTTCCCAGCTCATCCGCTCCAAGTTCCGCTCCG TCCTCCAGCTCCGGATCCACCGGAGATCTCAGGACCAGCGTGAGAGTGGGCAGAAGCCTGACCAGACCTCGACTGGGTCCCAGGCCTCTACTCACTCAACCCTTCTCCCCACTAATGGATCCAGGGGACCCCAGCGTCTGCCCCAAGCTCCCGGCCCCTGGGGAACACAGCCTTCTTTCACCCAGTCTTTTCCACCTAGGGATTCAG TGGATCCCTGGATCTCGGCCTCACCCCCCGACCAAGCCTCCATCACCAGTTCCTCCCCCTTGTACTGTGACTCTGGGGAAACCAAACCTAGTCCAACAAGCCTCCCCTTTTCTGGGGTGTCTTTAAAGAAG GCCAAGGGAGACAGTCACCAGAGGGAGCCCAGGCCCAGGTTGAAACCACTCAAGTACCACGC GGATTGGGGGTCAAGAACGGGACTCCAGGACAGCTCCGAATTCCCAGAGGTCCCCCGACCATTGGTCCCTAAGCCCAAGTTAGAGCTTCAGACCCTCCGACTAGAGGAGCTGACG GTCTCGGAGCTCCGCCAGCAGCTCCGCCTGCGGGGCCTCCCGGTGTCCGGGCCCAAACCCGCCCTGCTGGAGCGGCTGCGGGGGGCCGGGGCCCGGGACAGGCAGCTGCCGCTGCCGCGGCCGGTGCGGAGCCCCGGGGTCCGCTCCCGTGCCAGCCCCAGCTCCAGCGCGAAGCCCAGGTCCCGTCCGCGACCTCGCCCGGAGCCCCAGGCCCCTCCTAGAACAGCGGGCAAGTCC CCCTGGACCCGCCCAGCTGCCCCCGAGGCCCCGCCTGCTCCTCCCGCCCCGCCCCGAGTCCTGTCCTTGGAAGAGGAACTCCAAGAGGCCATCCGCCGGGCGCAg CTCATCCCCCATCACTCGATCCAGGACATTCTGAACGAGCCTCTGGAGCCACTGGCAG aagctctgcccccacccccgcTGGATTTCCCGGGCTCCTTCGACCTCCTGTCTCCATCCCCGCCGCCGGGCTCCGAGGGTCTGTCCTCGGTCTTCTCCTCCTGGCCTCCATCCCCTGCCAGCTCCCCATCGCCTGGACCGGGGCGTGCCCTGGAGGCGGCCGATTGGCTGGAGGCTCTGACTGGAAGTCCAACTCTGGACTGCTCCGGCCCTACCCCTAGCATCTTCTGCACCGACTTCGCAGAGCCGGGGACCAGCAGACTCTGGGACTTGGGGGTGGAGGAATGGTGA
- the MAMSTR gene encoding MEF2-activating motif and SAP domain-containing transcriptional regulator isoform X2, producing MTLVASAQCSQLIRSKFRSVLQLRIHRRSQDQRESGQKPDQTSTGSQASTHSTLLPTNGSRGPQRLPQAPGPWGTQPSFTQSFPPRDSVDPWISASPPDQASITSSSPLYCDSGETKPSPTSLPFSGVSLKKAKGDSHQREPRPRLKPLKYHAYVPPEHRGGPGTGAPAQGSPPREDGQLPGHKQDLSLPRDWGSRTGLQDSSEFPEVPRPLVPKPKLELQTLRLEELTVSELRQQLRLRGLPVSGPKPALLERLRGAGARDRQLPLPRPVRSPGVRSRASPSSSAKPRSRPRPRPEPQAPPRTAGKSPWTRPAAPEAPPAPPAPPRVLSLEEELQEAIRRAQLIPHHSIQDILNEPLEPLAALPPPPLDFPGSFDLLSPSPPPGSEGLSSVFSSWPPSPASSPSPGPGRALEAADWLEALTGSPTLDCSGPTPSIFCTDFAEPGTSRLWDLGVEEW from the exons ATGACCCTCGTTGCCTCGGCCCAGTGTTCCCAGCTCATCCGCTCCAAGTTCCGCTCCG TCCTCCAGCTCCGGATCCACCGGAGATCTCAGGACCAGCGTGAGAGTGGGCAGAAGCCTGACCAGACCTCGACTGGGTCCCAGGCCTCTACTCACTCAACCCTTCTCCCCACTAATGGATCCAGGGGACCCCAGCGTCTGCCCCAAGCTCCCGGCCCCTGGGGAACACAGCCTTCTTTCACCCAGTCTTTTCCACCTAGGGATTCAG TGGATCCCTGGATCTCGGCCTCACCCCCCGACCAAGCCTCCATCACCAGTTCCTCCCCCTTGTACTGTGACTCTGGGGAAACCAAACCTAGTCCAACAAGCCTCCCCTTTTCTGGGGTGTCTTTAAAGAAG GCCAAGGGAGACAGTCACCAGAGGGAGCCCAGGCCCAGGTTGAAACCACTCAAGTACCACGCGTACGTGCCCCCAGAACACCGTGGAGGGCCAGGGACAGGGGCGCCGGCCCAGGGAAGCCCCCCCAGGGAGGATGGGCAGCTCCCAGGGCACAAGCAGGACCTGTCTTTGCCCAG GGATTGGGGGTCAAGAACGGGACTCCAGGACAGCTCCGAATTCCCAGAGGTCCCCCGACCATTGGTCCCTAAGCCCAAGTTAGAGCTTCAGACCCTCCGACTAGAGGAGCTGACG GTCTCGGAGCTCCGCCAGCAGCTCCGCCTGCGGGGCCTCCCGGTGTCCGGGCCCAAACCCGCCCTGCTGGAGCGGCTGCGGGGGGCCGGGGCCCGGGACAGGCAGCTGCCGCTGCCGCGGCCGGTGCGGAGCCCCGGGGTCCGCTCCCGTGCCAGCCCCAGCTCCAGCGCGAAGCCCAGGTCCCGTCCGCGACCTCGCCCGGAGCCCCAGGCCCCTCCTAGAACAGCGGGCAAGTCC CCCTGGACCCGCCCAGCTGCCCCCGAGGCCCCGCCTGCTCCTCCCGCCCCGCCCCGAGTCCTGTCCTTGGAAGAGGAACTCCAAGAGGCCATCCGCCGGGCGCAg CTCATCCCCCATCACTCGATCCAGGACATTCTGAACGAGCCTCTGGAGCCACTGGCAG ctctgcccccacccccgcTGGATTTCCCGGGCTCCTTCGACCTCCTGTCTCCATCCCCGCCGCCGGGCTCCGAGGGTCTGTCCTCGGTCTTCTCCTCCTGGCCTCCATCCCCTGCCAGCTCCCCATCGCCTGGACCGGGGCGTGCCCTGGAGGCGGCCGATTGGCTGGAGGCTCTGACTGGAAGTCCAACTCTGGACTGCTCCGGCCCTACCCCTAGCATCTTCTGCACCGACTTCGCAGAGCCGGGGACCAGCAGACTCTGGGACTTGGGGGTGGAGGAATGGTGA
- the MAMSTR gene encoding MEF2-activating motif and SAP domain-containing transcriptional regulator isoform X1 — protein sequence MTLVASAQCSQLIRSKFRSVLQLRIHRRSQDQRESGQKPDQTSTGSQASTHSTLLPTNGSRGPQRLPQAPGPWGTQPSFTQSFPPRDSVDPWISASPPDQASITSSSPLYCDSGETKPSPTSLPFSGVSLKKAKGDSHQREPRPRLKPLKYHAYVPPEHRGGPGTGAPAQGSPPREDGQLPGHKQDLSLPRDWGSRTGLQDSSEFPEVPRPLVPKPKLELQTLRLEELTVSELRQQLRLRGLPVSGPKPALLERLRGAGARDRQLPLPRPVRSPGVRSRASPSSSAKPRSRPRPRPEPQAPPRTAGKSPWTRPAAPEAPPAPPAPPRVLSLEEELQEAIRRAQLIPHHSIQDILNEPLEPLAEALPPPPLDFPGSFDLLSPSPPPGSEGLSSVFSSWPPSPASSPSPGPGRALEAADWLEALTGSPTLDCSGPTPSIFCTDFAEPGTSRLWDLGVEEW from the exons ATGACCCTCGTTGCCTCGGCCCAGTGTTCCCAGCTCATCCGCTCCAAGTTCCGCTCCG TCCTCCAGCTCCGGATCCACCGGAGATCTCAGGACCAGCGTGAGAGTGGGCAGAAGCCTGACCAGACCTCGACTGGGTCCCAGGCCTCTACTCACTCAACCCTTCTCCCCACTAATGGATCCAGGGGACCCCAGCGTCTGCCCCAAGCTCCCGGCCCCTGGGGAACACAGCCTTCTTTCACCCAGTCTTTTCCACCTAGGGATTCAG TGGATCCCTGGATCTCGGCCTCACCCCCCGACCAAGCCTCCATCACCAGTTCCTCCCCCTTGTACTGTGACTCTGGGGAAACCAAACCTAGTCCAACAAGCCTCCCCTTTTCTGGGGTGTCTTTAAAGAAG GCCAAGGGAGACAGTCACCAGAGGGAGCCCAGGCCCAGGTTGAAACCACTCAAGTACCACGCGTACGTGCCCCCAGAACACCGTGGAGGGCCAGGGACAGGGGCGCCGGCCCAGGGAAGCCCCCCCAGGGAGGATGGGCAGCTCCCAGGGCACAAGCAGGACCTGTCTTTGCCCAG GGATTGGGGGTCAAGAACGGGACTCCAGGACAGCTCCGAATTCCCAGAGGTCCCCCGACCATTGGTCCCTAAGCCCAAGTTAGAGCTTCAGACCCTCCGACTAGAGGAGCTGACG GTCTCGGAGCTCCGCCAGCAGCTCCGCCTGCGGGGCCTCCCGGTGTCCGGGCCCAAACCCGCCCTGCTGGAGCGGCTGCGGGGGGCCGGGGCCCGGGACAGGCAGCTGCCGCTGCCGCGGCCGGTGCGGAGCCCCGGGGTCCGCTCCCGTGCCAGCCCCAGCTCCAGCGCGAAGCCCAGGTCCCGTCCGCGACCTCGCCCGGAGCCCCAGGCCCCTCCTAGAACAGCGGGCAAGTCC CCCTGGACCCGCCCAGCTGCCCCCGAGGCCCCGCCTGCTCCTCCCGCCCCGCCCCGAGTCCTGTCCTTGGAAGAGGAACTCCAAGAGGCCATCCGCCGGGCGCAg CTCATCCCCCATCACTCGATCCAGGACATTCTGAACGAGCCTCTGGAGCCACTGGCAG aagctctgcccccacccccgcTGGATTTCCCGGGCTCCTTCGACCTCCTGTCTCCATCCCCGCCGCCGGGCTCCGAGGGTCTGTCCTCGGTCTTCTCCTCCTGGCCTCCATCCCCTGCCAGCTCCCCATCGCCTGGACCGGGGCGTGCCCTGGAGGCGGCCGATTGGCTGGAGGCTCTGACTGGAAGTCCAACTCTGGACTGCTCCGGCCCTACCCCTAGCATCTTCTGCACCGACTTCGCAGAGCCGGGGACCAGCAGACTCTGGGACTTGGGGGTGGAGGAATGGTGA